A single region of the Lotus japonicus ecotype B-129 chromosome 4, LjGifu_v1.2 genome encodes:
- the LOC130710174 gene encoding lectin-like, with translation MGASQSQFESQPELHPQPQSQQVQQQSELHPEPQSRQLQPRPPRQLQPQSHEPTGREVRSKSRRETETLLLSPQAEYSRPSINSTRTEQNSTGLVKANENQSMISVKPRKELNFPHNYEHILKGADSPIDKSSREKLCDQLYAGVFLDHKTKKYWLERNSNSNCFMLYARALSITWAEDQNYWKWVPQNDESGTMIEVAELNRVCWLEVHGKFDTRKLSPGILYNVSFIVMLKDPAQGWEIPVNVRLVLPGGKKQQHNENLMDKLRARWIEIPVGEFVASEKDGGEMEISMYEYEGGMWKMGLVIKGISIKPKN, from the exons ATGGGGGCATCTCAATCTCAGTTTGAATCACAACCGGAGCTGCATCCTCAACCGCAGTCACAACAGGTACAGCAACAATCAGAGCTTCATCCTGAACCTCAGTCGCGACAGTTACAACCGCGTCCACCGAGACAGCTGCAGCCACAGTCACATGAACCAACTGGTAGGGAAGTAAGGTCTAAATCCAGAAGGGAAACAGAAACATTGCTGTTGTCTCCTCAAGCTGAGTACTCAAGACCCTCCATCAATAGTACAAGGACAGAACAAAATAGCACAGGTTTAGTGAAAGCCAATGAAAATCAATCCATGATCTCAGTGAAACCTAGGAAGGAACTGAATTTCCCACACAATTATGAACACATATTGAAGGGTGCAGACTCGCCTATTGATAAATCATCCAGGGAAAAGTTGTGTGATCAGCTATATGCTGGGGTGTTCTTAGACCATAAAACTAAG aaaTATTGGCTGGAAAGGAATTCCAACAGCAATTGTTTCATGTTGTATGCAAGAGCACTCTCAATCACCTGGGCAGAGGATCAAAATTACTGGAAATGGGTACCGCAAAATGACGAAAG CGGCACCATGATTGAGGTTGCTGAACTGAACAGAGTTTGTTGGCTAGAAGTGCATGGAAAATTTGACACTAGGAAACTTTCACCTGGAATTTTATATAATGTGTCATTTATTGTAATGTTGAAAGATCCAGCTCAGGGGTGGGAAATTCCAGTGAATGTTAGACTTGTCCTTCCTGGAGGAAAGAAACAACAACACAACGAAAATTTAATGGACAAGTTAAGGGCGCGTTGGATAGAGATTCCAGTGGGTGAGTTTGTGGCATCTGAAAAAGATGGTGGTGAGATGGAGATTTCTATGTATGAGTATGAAGGTGGCATGTGGAAAATGGGGCTTGTTATCAAAGGCATTTCCATCAAACCCAAGAACTGA